Within Acinetobacter sp. LoGeW2-3, the genomic segment AGTATTCAAGAAGGCTTGGTTATATTGGAATGCTGGTTTTTCTGCCTTAATTCCCGAACTAACGATTGCTGCATAACCATAGAGCGTTCCGGCGATCTGTTTAGCAGCCTCAATAGCTTCCGGTGTTCCTGGACTCGCCACATTATTTGCGACGCCCATCCCATATTGCAAGGTATCTACTAAGTAGGATGCAGGAGCAATCGCTACAGCGCCTTTATAGTCAAAATTAGCAAGCTTAGTGCTATATTCTGCTGCCGCCAATGCTGCATGTCCACCTTGTGACCAACCTACCACACTCCATTCATTTGCTAAAACATTGCCATAATATTTTTTGGCTTCACTTACCGCAGACAGAATCGAGTTTGCAGCACTTTCTAAATGCAGATATGGATGCGGTTCATTATCATTACCCAGACCTTCATAATCTGGTGCAATTACGGCATAGCCACGCTCAACCAACTTCATCACCAGTGCTTTTTCTTCACCAGTCAATGGTAATCGTGAAGGAGCGCATTTATCTGCAGCGCCTGTAGTACCATGCGCCCAAACTACAATCGGCCAACCACCCATAGGTGGCGTTCCTTTAGGTGTAAACACTAAAGTCGTGGCACGTATATTTTTACCCTGTACGCTCTCCATGTTGTAAGTAAAGATATCGTGTCGATCTACAACAGTTCTTACCTCATCATCAACCGTATAAGTTTTTACTGGATTAAAACCTACAAATTTATCATCGTCATCATCATTACATGCTGTCATTAGCAATGTCATTGAACATATAACTGCTAGGCCGGTCTTTTTAAAACCATTTTTCATTATGCTATTCATCTTCTAGTCCCTTATGTTTTTTATATTTTCATGAAGCAAATTTGAATTAATCATAAAAAAAAGCACCCTTATAGGATGCTTTTGTTATAAATCGACAGGTTGCAGTTACAAAAATGCGGCGAAGATTCCTAGGAAAATCATCATCCCAACCCAACGGTTATGCCGAAAAGCCCAGAAACAGCGTTGCGGATCCTTATCTCTTGTTTTTGACCATTGGTAAATAAAATCAGTTGCTACTGCGATTAAGCCAATTAAACCGAATGGAACAAGTAGGTCTTCAATCCATAGGGCCGCACCGATCAGAACGAGACTGATTACCTGCAATAAACTAATAATCTGAATATCGTGCTGACCAAATAAAATCGCAGTCGATTTAACTCCAATCTTCAAATCATATTCACGATCGGTAATCGCATATTGCGTGTCATAAGCCACGGTCCAAGCCAGATTACCAAAGTACAGCAACCAGCAGGTTAAATCTGGTGTCTGCCCTACTGCAGTATAAGCCATGGGAATCGACCAAGAAAAAGCTGCACCCAGGAATACTTGTGGCAAATGCGTATAGCGTTTCATAAATGGATAAATGAACGCTAGAAATAACGCCCCAAATGACCAATAGAAGGTTTCAATTGGCAAGAAGAACAGTAAGCAGGCACTGGCAGCAACCAGCACCAGAAACACCATCACTGCTTCTTTACCACTAATGATTCCAGTTGCCAGTGGGCGGGTTTTAGTACGTTCTACATGAGCATCAACTTTACGGTCAGCAAAGTCATTAATGGCACACCCTGCCGCACGCATAAAGATAACACCAAGAATCATCAGTACTAGAATACTCAGATCAGGTATTCCTTTCGCTGCAATCCAAAGTGCCCACATGGTTGGCCAAAATACCAGTTCTGTGCCAATTGGCTTATCAAATCGACAAAGATAATAATAGGCGCTCAGACGTTCACGCCAGGTAATTGCTTGTGCAGTTGCCATATCAAGTTAAGCCTGTTGATGTTCTATATAGTGCTGAAAAGCAGGTAAAAAAGTTTCTTGTACGATAAATTTACAACCATGCCAAGTATAGCAGCTCTGGCGGGTCCAGCCTTCTTCCAGATAGATCACACGACGTTCACAATGCGGATTAGTACGCTGAAATAACAACCAACCTATCGGCTTCGATCCAATGTGCTGAAAAATCCGTGCTCGTTTTTGCAAACTCAGAATCGGAAAGATACTTTTGGCTTTTACCCAGGGTTGTTCATCACAGCCATATAAATAGCTTTCCCGCACCCAAGAGGTATGTTGATGTGGCATCTTCATCCAGCGGGCATTTTCAAAACTAAGACGTTGAAAATGTTCCTGCTGTGGCTCTACCTGAAACTGACCACCTGCCAAATCGGTTAACTGTTGCGTCAATGATCCTGATGCATATAGCCATTCCCGAAGTGCGGCTGGCGTCTTCTGTCCCTGTTGATTTTTAAATTTTAAACTCACAACATTCCCAACTTCATGATCAGGCATTATCTGTCTTGGCGATGACTTCATATTTCCCGCTTGGCAATTTTTTCAGAATCAGGCCATCCGTAGTGATATAAAAACTTTGCGGATAGTCATAATTTAGCGCCAATTCAGGATTTCTTAATGCGACGAATTCAACCTGCTTATAACCTTCAGGGGTGCGCCCGACTTCTATATAAGTCACTTCAGAAAAATTTAGTTTAAAACCCTTGCTATGATCCTGCGGATCAATCCAGGGAAAAAAGCCGGTATGTTTTTTACGTGCAGCCATAATCATTTATCTTTAATCAATAACAGCATCATACAAAAAAACCCGCACTAAGGCGGGTCTTTTTTACAGTGAAATTCTCAGAGGAATTACAGGCTGTAGTACATATCGAATTCAACTGGGTGAGTAGTCGTGTTTAGACGACGTACTTCTTCAGTTTTAAGCTCGATATAAGCATCAAGCATTTCTTTAGTGAACACGCCACCTTTAAGCAGGTAATCTTGGTCCGCTTGAAGCGCTTCAAGAGCCATATCAAGGCTATGCGCCACTGTAGGGATTTTAGCTTCTTCTTCAGGAGGAAGATCATACAAGTTTTTGTCCGCAGCTTCACCTGGGTGAATCTTGTTTTGGATACCATCAAGACCAGCCATCAACAATGCAGCGAAACCTAGGTACGGGTTCATCATTGGATCAGGGAAGCGTGCTTCGATACGCTTGCCT encodes:
- a CDS encoding alpha/beta hydrolase, coding for MTACNDDDDDKFVGFNPVKTYTVDDEVRTVVDRHDIFTYNMESVQGKNIRATTLVFTPKGTPPMGGWPIVVWAHGTTGAADKCAPSRLPLTGEEKALVMKLVERGYAVIAPDYEGLGNDNEPHPYLHLESAANSILSAVSEAKKYYGNVLANEWSVVGWSQGGHAALAAAEYSTKLANFDYKGAVAIAPASYLVDTLQYGMGVANNVASPGTPEAIEAAKQIAGTLYGYAAIVSSGIKAEKPAFQYNQAFLNTKVPLAQAAEIECSPQVAKGFRDDIQSYIDKEGGTYATYQALQPEFNLDDDVKEYLDKNQPGQKPIPKRVYVFQGEMDTTVPAFITVTKLFPQLLQVGAEIEQEDLILDPEANHQTIMTRNIGSIADKVDDLMSE
- the ubiA gene encoding 4-hydroxybenzoate octaprenyltransferase, whose product is MATAQAITWRERLSAYYYLCRFDKPIGTELVFWPTMWALWIAAKGIPDLSILVLMILGVIFMRAAGCAINDFADRKVDAHVERTKTRPLATGIISGKEAVMVFLVLVAASACLLFFLPIETFYWSFGALFLAFIYPFMKRYTHLPQVFLGAAFSWSIPMAYTAVGQTPDLTCWLLYFGNLAWTVAYDTQYAITDREYDLKIGVKSTAILFGQHDIQIISLLQVISLVLIGAALWIEDLLVPFGLIGLIAVATDFIYQWSKTRDKDPQRCFWAFRHNRWVGMMIFLGIFAAFL
- a CDS encoding chorismate--pyruvate lyase family protein, whose translation is MPDHEVGNVVSLKFKNQQGQKTPAALREWLYASGSLTQQLTDLAGGQFQVEPQQEHFQRLSFENARWMKMPHQHTSWVRESYLYGCDEQPWVKAKSIFPILSLQKRARIFQHIGSKPIGWLLFQRTNPHCERRVIYLEEGWTRQSCYTWHGCKFIVQETFLPAFQHYIEHQQA